A single region of the candidate division WOR-3 bacterium genome encodes:
- a CDS encoding polyprenol monophosphomannose synthase, translating to MSRNRISVILPTYNERENIISLIDKIMEVLPERKEILVIDDNSPDGTANLVADYCKRNPIVRLIVRENERGLRTAIERGIKEAKGDIIVWMDSDGSMPPEKIPELIGEIKKGYDVAVGSRYVKGGKDRRTDSRKFILFFHKLLSRIIVSFTSFMLNKSFKDWTSGFIAIKSEIVKKIPLSGDYGEFFIEMMYRILEKKYKVIEVPYELFPRKYGKSKTSTDIWGFFVRGVKYLRCVFNLRRRVKI from the coding sequence ATGAGTAGGAATAGAATTAGTGTTATTCTGCCAACGTATAATGAGAGAGAGAATATAATTTCTTTAATTGACAAAATTATGGAAGTCTTGCCAGAGAGAAAAGAAATTTTGGTAATAGATGATAACTCTCCGGATGGAACTGCAAATCTGGTTGCGGATTATTGTAAAAGAAATCCTATAGTTCGTTTGATTGTTAGGGAAAATGAGAGAGGATTAAGAACGGCAATAGAAAGGGGGATAAAAGAAGCAAAAGGAGATATTATTGTTTGGATGGATTCTGATGGTTCGATGCCTCCAGAGAAAATTCCAGAGTTAATTGGAGAGATAAAAAAAGGATATGATGTGGCTGTGGGGTCAAGGTATGTTAAAGGTGGAAAAGATAGGAGGACAGATTCGCGAAAATTTATTTTGTTTTTTCACAAACTCTTAAGTAGAATAATAGTGAGTTTCACTTCTTTTATGTTGAATAAATCTTTTAAAGATTGGACAAGTGGATTTATCGCAATTAAAAGTGAAATTGTGAAAAAAATTCCTTTGAGTGGAGACTATGGAGAATTTTTTATTGAGATGATGTACAGAATTTTAGAGAAAAAATATAAGGTAATAGAAGTTCCTTATGAATTGTTTCCAAGAAAGTATGGGAAATCAAAAACCTCAACAGACATTTGGGGGTTTTTTGTAAGAGGCGTTAAATACCTAAGGTGTGTTTTTAATTTAAGGAGGAGAGTAAAAATATGA
- a CDS encoding Gfo/Idh/MocA family oxidoreductase: MRFAIIGAGSFGLKRISAITAIPERAELKVIVDSDLEKAKSIASKYNCEAFKDYREILSRDDIDSVIVATPNKYHCEISKAFLSVGKNVLCEKPITRTVEEAQELVETVKTSKAFFKTGSNHRYFPNVQKAKELIEQNKIGRIIFARGWIGNNGDYVKGKWFWDREISGGGTFLDNGCHIMDIFRWFLGEFCECKGYIVHDFWPTEVEDTGFALYKTVDGKICFLQSSWIEWSGYMYMEFYGENGFIFVDSRFCNKVSVGRRDGYFETFDFSSLPSISHKMEILDFIEKVENNLQPTPTAYDGMRVLKMVHALYEAARNNETVRF, translated from the coding sequence ATGAGGTTTGCAATTATTGGAGCCGGGAGTTTTGGACTAAAGAGAATTTCAGCTATTACTGCAATTCCTGAAAGGGCAGAACTAAAAGTTATTGTTGATTCTGACTTAGAAAAAGCAAAATCAATTGCAAGTAAATATAATTGTGAAGCATTTAAAGATTATAGGGAAATTTTGTCTCGTGATGATATTGATAGTGTCATTGTAGCTACTCCAAATAAGTATCATTGTGAGATATCGAAGGCATTTTTATCAGTGGGAAAGAACGTCCTTTGTGAAAAGCCAATAACTAGAACTGTTGAGGAGGCACAAGAATTAGTAGAAACAGTAAAGACTTCAAAGGCTTTTTTCAAAACAGGCTCAAATCATCGTTATTTCCCGAATGTCCAAAAGGCAAAGGAATTAATAGAACAAAATAAAATTGGTCGTATTATTTTTGCAAGAGGTTGGATTGGTAATAATGGAGATTATGTGAAAGGGAAATGGTTTTGGGATAGAGAAATCTCAGGAGGAGGGACATTTCTTGATAATGGTTGTCATATAATGGATATTTTTAGGTGGTTTTTAGGAGAGTTTTGCGAGTGTAAGGGATATATTGTTCATGATTTTTGGCCGACCGAGGTGGAAGATACAGGTTTTGCTCTTTATAAAACAGTTGACGGGAAAATATGTTTCTTACAATCTTCTTGGATAGAATGGTCAGGATATATGTATATGGAATTCTATGGAGAGAATGGTTTTATTTTTGTTGATTCTCGTTTCTGCAACAAAGTTAGTGTTGGAAGAAGAGATGGTTATTTTGAAACATTTGATTTTTCATCGCTTCCTTCTATTTCTCATAAAATGGAAATTCTTGATTTTATTGAAAAAGTTGAGAATAATCTTCAACCAACTCCAACGGCTTATGATGGAATGAGGGTTTTGAAAATGGTTCATGCTCTTTATGAAGCTGCGAGGAATAATGAGACTGTGAGGTTTTAA
- a CDS encoding class I SAM-dependent methyltransferase — protein sequence MEREINVFQNYAKYYDLLYREKNYKAECDFIEEVFQRFSKLKIKNILELGCGTGGHAILLAKRGYILMGIDLSPKMLEIAKEKINKAGVNVDLYLRDIRNFRLNKRFDSAICMFAVLNYLIQNEDLERALKSVRRHLKEGGIFIFDIWNGLAVMRILPSFRVKIVEEGKLKLIRVVEPELQAMNHLSRNHYRLFVLEENKLIEEIRETHVIRFFFPQEIKYYLEKTGFEVLKICEFPKIDSEANENIWNIAVISRAI from the coding sequence ATGGAAAGAGAAATAAATGTTTTTCAAAATTATGCCAAATATTATGATCTTTTATATCGAGAAAAAAATTATAAGGCAGAATGCGATTTTATAGAAGAGGTGTTTCAAAGGTTTTCTAAGTTAAAAATAAAAAATATTCTTGAATTGGGATGTGGAACAGGAGGGCATGCAATCCTTCTTGCAAAAAGAGGATATATATTAATGGGGATAGATTTGTCCCCAAAAATGTTGGAGATTGCAAAAGAGAAAATTAATAAAGCAGGGGTAAATGTTGATTTATATTTACGTGATATAAGAAATTTTAGATTAAATAAAAGGTTTGATTCAGCTATTTGTATGTTTGCGGTTCTAAATTATTTGATTCAAAATGAGGATCTTGAAAGAGCATTAAAAAGTGTGCGGAGACATCTAAAAGAAGGAGGAATCTTTATTTTTGATATTTGGAATGGGCTTGCAGTTATGCGAATTCTTCCTTCTTTTAGAGTTAAGATTGTCGAAGAAGGAAAATTAAAATTAATTCGGGTTGTGGAGCCTGAGCTTCAGGCTATGAATCATTTATCTCGTAATCATTACCGGCTTTTCGTTTTAGAGGAAAATAAACTAATTGAGGAAATAAGAGAGACACATGTAATAAGATTCTTTTTCCCTCAGGAGATAAAATACTATCTTGAAAAGACTGGCTTTGAAGTTTTGAAAATCTGTGAGTTCCCAAAGATTGATTCTGAAGCAAATGAAAATATTTGGAATATAGCTGTAATCTCAAGAGCCATATGA
- a CDS encoding glycosyltransferase family 39 protein has product MKKRNFILLLIILFCLITRLLNFVGVGINDDIGYIQNARALVKGYNLLSPKSLNQIGSRLGMVLPLALLYKIFGYNEIGFTLYPLFCSLITCSLIYFASLKLWGRSSAIFASLLWATYPLQIVFDTQLSPSDQHATCVIAAFFFYFYAITEGENDSSRWKKILFLILSGIFIGLGWWVNELFVTFIFIILPFLIIMRPQIRNLLFVFIGFSSIMFIELLMFKISSGSWFAKIFCILQTEEEVLSNKEFLYLPKVLFKIINIDPSPLSGEGHFGIIWYLFIFITILTLFLKDKLSLSFALGCWFWLFYLQWGIQSPEGTPIARYTRYISMIVPLQCLTFGGVLQRFFLISKKFRRVVISLFFLLLIHLFFVGRTAAKGAKINTEDFREITKVLLSLGIKKDEPIYTDDLTANFIELYSKESLFVTHLNNSKIIEPPERGIIIKNGSWYCLKLEEYRNTLPKWFLAPPENHWELIHIVKGEKVWFYKDFDPEIYRILPKKTERREK; this is encoded by the coding sequence ATGAAAAAAAGGAACTTTATCCTCTTATTGATAATTCTTTTTTGTCTTATTACTAGATTGCTAAATTTTGTTGGAGTTGGGATTAACGATGATATTGGTTATATACAAAATGCAAGAGCTCTTGTTAAGGGATATAATTTATTAAGTCCTAAGAGCTTAAATCAGATTGGCTCTCGGCTTGGTATGGTTCTACCTCTTGCTTTGTTATATAAGATATTTGGTTACAACGAGATTGGTTTTACTCTTTATCCATTATTTTGTTCTCTAATTACGTGTTCCCTCATTTATTTCGCATCACTTAAACTATGGGGGCGCTCTTCAGCCATATTTGCTTCACTCCTTTGGGCTACTTACCCTCTTCAGATTGTTTTTGATACTCAACTTTCTCCCTCAGATCAACATGCAACCTGTGTAATAGCCGCTTTCTTTTTTTATTTTTATGCAATAACGGAAGGAGAAAATGATTCTTCAAGATGGAAAAAGATATTATTTTTAATTTTAAGTGGAATCTTTATCGGTCTTGGTTGGTGGGTTAATGAACTTTTTGTGACTTTTATATTTATTATTTTGCCATTTCTTATAATAATGCGACCCCAAATTAGAAATCTTCTTTTTGTTTTTATAGGTTTTTCTTCAATTATGTTCATAGAATTATTAATGTTTAAAATCTCAAGCGGTTCTTGGTTCGCAAAGATTTTCTGTATTCTTCAGACAGAAGAAGAGGTTCTTAGCAATAAAGAATTTTTGTATTTACCAAAAGTTCTTTTTAAAATAATTAATATTGACCCTTCGCCTCTTTCTGGAGAAGGTCATTTTGGGATAATCTGGTATTTATTCATTTTTATAACAATCTTAACATTATTCTTGAAAGATAAACTTTCTTTATCATTTGCCTTGGGTTGTTGGTTTTGGCTTTTTTACTTACAGTGGGGTATACAGTCTCCAGAAGGAACTCCAATCGCTAGATACACTCGGTATATTTCTATGATTGTTCCTCTTCAGTGTCTTACATTTGGAGGAGTATTACAAAGATTCTTTCTAATCTCAAAAAAATTTAGAAGGGTTGTAATCTCTTTATTTTTTCTTCTTCTCATTCATTTATTTTTTGTAGGAAGGACGGCAGCTAAAGGGGCAAAAATAAACACAGAAGATTTTAGAGAAATTACAAAGGTTCTTTTATCTTTAGGAATTAAAAAAGATGAGCCAATTTATACTGATGACCTAACAGCAAATTTCATTGAGCTTTATTCAAAAGAGAGTTTATTTGTTACACATCTTAATAATTCAAAAATTATAGAACCCCCAGAAAGAGGAATTATAATTAAGAATGGGTCTTGGTATTGTTTAAAGTTAGAGGAATATAGGAATACTCTTCCTAAATGGTTTTTGGCTCCTCCAGAAAATCATTGGGAGTTAATACATATTGTTAAAGGAGAAAAGGTATGGTTTTATAAAGATTTTGATCCAGAAATTTACAGAATTCTTCCTAAAAAAACTGAAAGGAGGGAGAAATGA
- a CDS encoding DegT/DnrJ/EryC1/StrS family aminotransferase encodes MIPVCEPFLNGNELKYVQDAINSNWISSSGKYVEEFEKRFSNYIGAKYTTLTTSGTAALHLALKAIGIKEGDEVIVPSFTMISCAFAVCYCGAKPVFVDCDRETWTINPSLIEEKISAKTKAIMVVHIYGHPCDMDPIFEIANKYNLLIVEDAAEALGSQYKGKKCGSLGDISCFSFFANKMITSGEGGAVVTNRKEFYDKCRYFKNLCFPLDKPRIFLHDEIGFNYRMTNVQAAILLAQLEKIEIYINLRREHAIMYNERLKDIKGITLPCEKEWAFNSYWMYSILIEDDFNLTRDQLMQKLKEKGIDSRPFFIGMHRQKSLKDFGCDCSGNYPVTDEISERGLYLPSSSGLKVEEIDYICDVIRKFSESY; translated from the coding sequence ATGATTCCTGTTTGTGAACCCTTTCTTAATGGGAATGAGTTAAAATATGTTCAAGATGCAATTAATTCTAATTGGATTTCTTCAAGCGGAAAATATGTGGAAGAATTTGAGAAGAGGTTTTCTAATTATATTGGAGCTAAATACACAACACTTACAACGAGTGGGACAGCAGCTTTACATTTAGCTTTAAAAGCGATTGGGATAAAAGAAGGTGATGAAGTAATTGTGCCTTCTTTTACAATGATTTCTTGCGCATTTGCAGTTTGTTATTGTGGAGCTAAACCTGTATTTGTGGATTGTGATAGGGAAACTTGGACAATAAATCCTTCTTTAATTGAAGAAAAGATTTCTGCTAAGACAAAAGCGATTATGGTTGTCCATATTTATGGGCATCCTTGTGATATGGATCCAATATTTGAAATTGCAAATAAATACAATCTTCTTATTGTGGAGGATGCAGCTGAAGCTTTGGGTTCTCAATATAAAGGTAAAAAATGCGGGAGTTTAGGTGATATTTCTTGTTTTAGTTTTTTTGCAAATAAAATGATAACATCTGGAGAAGGGGGCGCTGTTGTTACAAACAGAAAAGAATTTTATGATAAATGCCGTTATTTTAAAAATCTTTGTTTCCCTTTAGATAAACCAAGGATTTTTTTACATGATGAAATTGGTTTTAACTATAGAATGACAAATGTTCAAGCAGCTATTCTTCTTGCTCAATTAGAAAAAATAGAGATCTATATTAATTTAAGAAGAGAACACGCTATAATGTATAATGAAAGACTTAAAGATATTAAAGGGATTACCTTGCCCTGTGAAAAAGAGTGGGCTTTTAATTCTTACTGGATGTATTCTATTTTAATTGAGGATGATTTTAACTTAACTCGTGATCAATTAATGCAAAAACTTAAAGAAAAGGGAATTGATTCTCGTCCGTTTTTTATAGGAATGCATAGACAAAAATCCCTTAAGGATTTTGGATGTGATTGTTCTGGAAATTATCCTGTTACTGATGAGATATCCGAAAGAGGTCTATATCTTCCTTCTAGTTCAGGACTTAAGGTTGAAGAAATTGACTATATTTGCGATGTAATTCGTAAGTTCTCAGAGAGCTATTAA
- a CDS encoding GtrA family protein, with product MIKILKFIFKHSFFKFAFVGFLGTITNLSIFFIFVDIFNLWPNVFAVLAFLVAGTQNYILHHKWTFKKIMEEETLSLLSWLKFNLTTLIGLAINLLVLNLILYLFHPPYKVIAQGCGVIFGTVFNYLGSKHFVFRKKVAS from the coding sequence ATGATTAAAATATTAAAATTTATTTTTAAACATTCCTTTTTTAAGTTTGCCTTCGTTGGTTTTTTAGGAACAATTACAAACCTTTCTATTTTTTTTATCTTTGTTGATATCTTTAATTTATGGCCAAATGTATTTGCCGTCTTAGCTTTTTTAGTTGCAGGAACTCAGAATTATATTTTACATCATAAATGGACTTTTAAAAAAATAATGGAAGAGGAAACCTTATCTCTATTAAGTTGGCTAAAATTTAATCTTACAACACTAATTGGGCTTGCAATTAACCTTTTAGTGTTAAATTTAATCTTGTATTTATTTCACCCTCCTTATAAAGTGATTGCTCAAGGATGTGGGGTTATTTTTGGAACAGTTTTTAACTATCTTGGTTCAAAACATTTCGTTTTTAGAAAAAAGGTCGCCTCTTAA
- a CDS encoding glycoside hydrolase family 5 protein — protein sequence MDKRKLIQIFILLFFLVSFGNTCGKEDSNQGGSSNGGGGTPEFLFRGINIGNALEAPNEGDWGVTIKEEYFTLIKNKGFDFVRIPIRWSAHAEVDSPYTIDSKFFERIDWVIDKARSKRLSVIINMHHYEEIFSNPSLHHSRFLAIWKQIAERYADYGEFLYFEILNEPHGNLTADLWNQYLKEAIDTIRQTNPERIIIVGPVNWNSYAYLNSLSIPENDSNIIVTFHYYDPFQFTHQGAEWVDGSEAWLGTKWTGTEQEKKAIRDAFDKAKDWAEQHNRKILLGEFGAYRKADMESRVRWTSFVAREAEARNMPWAYWEFCSGFGIYDPSENKWRDSLVEALIPLK from the coding sequence ATGGATAAAAGAAAGTTAATTCAAATATTTATTCTATTGTTTTTTCTTGTTTCTTTTGGCAATACCTGCGGAAAAGAGGATTCTAACCAAGGAGGTTCCTCAAATGGTGGGGGGGGCACCCCAGAATTTTTGTTTAGAGGAATAAACATTGGTAATGCCCTTGAGGCTCCAAATGAAGGAGATTGGGGTGTTACAATAAAAGAGGAATATTTTACCTTAATAAAAAACAAAGGATTTGACTTTGTTCGAATTCCGATTCGTTGGTCTGCCCATGCAGAGGTAGATTCTCCTTATACCATAGATTCTAAATTTTTTGAGAGAATAGACTGGGTTATTGATAAAGCCAGATCAAAAAGGCTTTCAGTTATTATTAATATGCATCATTATGAGGAGATTTTCTCTAATCCTTCTCTACATCACTCAAGATTTTTAGCAATTTGGAAGCAAATTGCTGAGCGCTATGCGGATTATGGAGAGTTTTTGTATTTTGAAATATTGAATGAACCTCATGGTAATCTTACTGCTGATCTTTGGAATCAATATCTTAAGGAAGCGATTGATACAATAAGACAGACAAATCCAGAGAGGATTATAATTGTTGGTCCTGTAAACTGGAATTCATATGCTTATCTTAATAGCCTTTCCATCCCTGAAAATGATTCTAATATAATTGTGACCTTTCACTATTATGACCCCTTTCAGTTTACCCATCAAGGTGCTGAGTGGGTAGATGGAAGCGAGGCTTGGCTTGGGACAAAGTGGACAGGAACAGAGCAAGAGAAAAAAGCAATTAGAGACGCTTTTGATAAAGCTAAGGATTGGGCGGAACAGCACAATAGAAAAATACTCTTAGGAGAGTTTGGGGCTTACAGAAAAGCGGATATGGAGTCAAGGGTTCGCTGGACAAGTTTTGTTGCCAGAGAGGCGGAAGCGAGAAATATGCCTTGGGCTTACTGGGAATTTTGTTCGGGATTTGGAATTTATGATCCTAGTGAAAATAAATGGAGAGATAGTCTCGTAGAAGCGCTCATACCTCTAAAATAA
- a CDS encoding galactokinase, whose protein sequence is MVKDKSLKERIEVLKRDFKRTFGDTKGIKIFNAPGRVNIIGEHTDYNGGYVLPIAINLSILGVARKTKDRKLHLKSKNFEREFEVSLDELKYDEKIGWANYPLSIAWVLQKEGLKINGAEIIFEGNIPVASGLSSSAAIEVLTMKILLELSGETIEEEKIPILCRKAENEFIGVKSGIMDQFVITFGKKDNALFLNCETLDFRLIPFHNMKNKEIIIGNTKIKRALVKSAYNERLRECSEGLEILKKCLKRKEIKNLSCIKKEEFEEYKKFLPLLIAKRCEHVIYENERVLQAVDSLEKGDLNKLGELMILSHKSLKDLYEVSSPELDIMVSGFLKSEGVYGARMTGAGFGGCTIALIEKSFREEIIKRVSKEYEEKTNIKGEFYVSQASDGARKIN, encoded by the coding sequence ATGGTAAAGGATAAATCTTTAAAAGAGAGAATAGAAGTTCTTAAAAGAGACTTTAAAAGAACTTTTGGTGACACAAAAGGAATAAAAATTTTCAATGCACCTGGAAGGGTAAATATCATTGGCGAACATACAGATTACAATGGAGGTTATGTTTTACCTATTGCAATAAATCTTAGCATCCTTGGTGTTGCGAGAAAAACAAAAGATAGAAAACTCCATTTAAAATCAAAAAATTTTGAAAGGGAGTTTGAGGTTTCTCTGGATGAGCTCAAATATGATGAAAAAATTGGCTGGGCAAACTACCCTTTGAGTATTGCTTGGGTTTTACAAAAAGAAGGGCTCAAAATAAATGGGGCAGAGATAATTTTCGAAGGAAATATACCTGTGGCAAGCGGTCTCTCCTCCTCTGCTGCTATTGAAGTTTTAACGATGAAAATTTTATTAGAACTCTCTGGGGAAACTATAGAAGAGGAAAAAATCCCAATCCTTTGTAGAAAAGCTGAAAATGAATTCATTGGTGTAAAAAGTGGTATAATGGATCAGTTTGTAATAACCTTCGGGAAAAAAGATAATGCTCTATTTTTAAATTGTGAGACATTAGATTTCCGTCTTATTCCTTTTCACAATATGAAAAATAAAGAAATAATTATTGGAAATACAAAAATTAAAAGAGCTCTTGTAAAATCCGCTTACAATGAAAGGCTTCGCGAATGTAGTGAAGGCTTAGAAATTTTAAAAAAATGTCTAAAACGAAAAGAGATTAAAAATCTAAGCTGTATTAAAAAAGAAGAATTTGAAGAATACAAAAAATTTCTTCCTCTACTTATAGCTAAAAGGTGCGAACATGTAATTTACGAAAACGAAAGAGTTCTCCAAGCAGTAGATTCTTTAGAAAAAGGAGACCTAAATAAATTAGGAGAGCTAATGATATTATCTCACAAATCTCTAAAAGATTTATATGAGGTTAGTTCTCCTGAACTTGATATAATGGTTAGTGGATTTTTAAAATCAGAAGGAGTTTATGGAGCAAGAATGACCGGGGCAGGATTTGGAGGATGCACAATTGCTCTTATAGAAAAAAGCTTTCGGGAGGAAATAATAAAAAGGGTCAGTAAGGAATATGAAGAAAAAACAAATATTAAAGGAGAATTTTACGTTTCTCAAGCCTCAGATGGAGCAAGAAAAATAAATTAA
- the galT gene encoding galactose-1-phosphate uridylyltransferase translates to MYELRWNPVLKWWVMVSSERQNRPLAPNYCPFCPGSLQVPKEYEVLSYDNDWPILRPDPPEVTPLSSSIYINAKSYGKCEVILYSPRHKGSLGKLSLDQIKKLINLWITKYIELGGKDFIKYVFIFENRGKEVGVTITHPHGQIYGFPFIPKKIEIELSSCKEFFEKENKNLHIEILKEELKTKERIVDENDSFVTFVPYFADYPYQVFIIPKEHRLSIDEFNEKEKEDLGKSLKRIVTTYDNLFKKDFPYMMCFHQKPTDGGNYSYYQFHIEFYPPLRNEKTQKFNASSETGSWTHGNPTSPEEKAEELRKTMEKIYGKG, encoded by the coding sequence ATGTATGAATTGAGATGGAATCCTGTTCTTAAGTGGTGGGTGATGGTCTCTTCAGAAAGACAAAATAGACCTCTTGCTCCTAATTATTGCCCCTTCTGTCCGGGTTCTCTTCAAGTTCCAAAGGAGTATGAAGTTTTATCATATGATAATGATTGGCCTATTTTAAGACCTGATCCTCCAGAAGTGACTCCCCTTAGCTCTTCAATTTATATAAATGCAAAGTCTTATGGTAAATGCGAAGTAATTTTATACTCCCCACGACACAAAGGTTCTCTTGGAAAACTATCTTTAGATCAAATTAAAAAGTTAATCAATCTTTGGATTACTAAATATATAGAACTTGGCGGTAAAGATTTTATAAAATATGTTTTCATTTTTGAGAATAGAGGAAAAGAGGTTGGCGTTACTATAACTCATCCACACGGTCAGATTTATGGATTCCCCTTTATACCAAAAAAGATAGAAATAGAACTTTCTTCCTGCAAAGAATTTTTTGAAAAAGAAAATAAAAATCTTCACATTGAAATTCTTAAAGAGGAACTGAAAACAAAAGAACGGATTGTTGATGAAAATGATTCCTTTGTAACCTTTGTCCCTTATTTTGCGGATTATCCTTATCAGGTCTTCATAATTCCTAAAGAACATCGATTATCTATTGATGAATTCAATGAGAAAGAAAAAGAAGATTTAGGAAAATCCCTTAAAAGAATTGTCACCACCTATGATAATCTCTTCAAAAAGGATTTCCCATATATGATGTGTTTCCATCAAAAACCAACAGATGGAGGGAATTACTCTTACTATCAGTTCCATATTGAATTTTACCCTCCCCTTAGAAATGAAAAAACACAAAAATTTAATGCCAGTTCTGAAACAGGTTCTTGGACCCACGGAAATCCTACTTCTCCTGAAGAAAAAGCAGAAGAGTTGAGAAAAACCATGGAGAAAATTTATGGTAAAGGATAA